The sequence GCCCGGTTACGGGAAACACTACAGGAGAGAATGTAGCCTCTGCAACCAGCAAGCCGACAAATACTCCAACCACAGATAAAGGAACTACTAAAGATGGTTATGCCGCACAGGTATCTACGGATAAAGCTCAAGAAATTAAAAAGAATGTAACTGTCAAAGAGAAGGCAGATGTAGCTACTATTGTGATGGGACAATTAAGTGTATCTGATATTAAACGGCTACAGGAACTGGCCAGCGGTGGCTTATCCATCGATGAGAAACGTGAGGCTCGCAGTATCATCCTCGGTAAAGTAACTGAGGCTCAATATAACGAGTTGTCACAGATCGCCAAGAAGTATGGAGTAAGTCAAGGGAAGACACGTGATCAAATATTAGTAGAAGAACAATCACAAGCAAAAGAAGAGGGAAGTGAGTAAGCATGTCTAAAATGAAATTTCCAGCCGCAGCTTTATTGCTGGTTATGCTAATCGGAATAGCACCCTTAACGGCATCCGCACCCTTATCTGCATCAGCTGCAGCAGTAAGCGCAAGTACAGCTGCAACTATCAAGTCAATCAAGGTACAGAATATGAATGTGAAGATGGTATTTGACGGTGTAAGCCTGTTGCCTCCTGAAGGACAATATGTATTCATCCATAATAATACAACTTATGTTCCCCTACGCTTTATGTCATATGCTCTGCAGAAGAGTGTGAGCTGGGATGCCAAGAATGTTAAAGTTACGGTGGCTGAACCAAGCTCTGCAGAAATGGTTGTTATTAAAGAATACTTAATGAATGCATCGAATGGCACTACAGTCGCGACGAAGAGTATTGCCTTAAATAATGTTATGGCGAGCTATGAATTTAATGGCACAGCTAAGAGTGTACCGACGGGTCAGGGAAGTTATATATTGAACGGATCATTGTATGTTCCCCTGCGCTTTCTATCAGAGTCAGTAGGTAATAACATTACTTGGGATCAGAAATCGAAGACTATAACTGCTGCTTCAAAGGCCTATATAGAACAGACCGATGGTAATAGCACCAATCCTGGGCAAGGAAACAGTGGTAGTGGAAATCAAGCAGTGACAGCTACCCCAGCTCCAACAAATTCATCAGGATCAGCCGGTAGTGGAGCTGGAACTGGAACTATCACCTATGAAAGTATAACCAGTGCCACGGAAGGTAAACTTAATGCGCTTAGAGCTCAAAGCCAATCCACGCTTATAGGTATTGCTTTGGAATATGTTGCAGCTAAGGACGATGCCAGCAAGCAGAGCATTATGGCGAAGGGTAAATCACAGCTAGCATCCTTTACGGCTAGTTTCAATAGTATAGTAGCTGACGCAGAGCAGAAACTAAAAGCTAACGGCTATAGCACAGATATCATTAATCAATATAGAAGTACTTTTGAGGCCGAGTTGCAAGCTGGATTGGCTTTGGCTGAAGGTATGGGGAATTAGATTATTAGTCTAAAGGTCAGGTGGATTTATGAGGCCATATATTATTGGGAAACAAATTATTGATTTCATACTGGCTTTAATTGGGATTCTCCTGTTATGGCCTTTTTTCTTGATCATTGCTGTTGCTATAAGACTGAATTCTAAAGGACCTATCCTATTCAGACAGAGACGATTAGGAAAGAACAAAACCGAGTTCTATATCCTTAAATTTAGAACGATGCGGACAGATACGCCTAACGAGATGCCAACTCATATGTTGGAAGACCCTGATTTCTTTATAACTAAAGTAGGAAAGTTTCTTAGGAGAACAAGCTTGGATGAATTGCCGCAAATCATTAATATCCTCAAGGGTGAAATGAGTATCGTAGGGCCCCGTCCGGCGCTATGGAATCAATTCGATTTGATAGCTGAACGGGATAAATACGGGGCAAATGATATTAAGCCAGGTTTAACAGGGTGGGCTCAGATTAATGGGAGGGATGAACTTCCCATTGAACAAAAGGCAAAACTGGATGGAGAGTATGTTGGCGATTTCTCACTTTTTTTTGACCTGAAGGTATTTCTATTGACTGTATTAAGTGTCCTTAAATCTGATGGTATAAGAGAAGGCGTAACGGATCAAGAAGTGACTTCAAATACCGAAGGAGCTACTTTATAAATGTCCAAACGAAAAATATTAATTACCGGTAAAGGTAGCTATATAGGAACGAGTCTCATCAAATGGTTAGAGCAATGGCCTGAGCAATATGAAATAGTGGAATTGTCGGTCAGAGGTACTGAATGGAAGCTACATGATTTCTCTATTTATGATGTTGTGCTTCATGTAGCTGGAATTGCACATGTGTCTGCTGATCCTAATTTGGAACAGCAATACTATGAAATTAATCGAGACTTGGCTATTGAGGTTGCTAATAAAGCAAAGAGGGAGAAGGTTAAACAGTTCATTTTTATGAGCAGTATGATTATTTATGGATCTGATAGCAAGATTGGTGAAAACATGGTTATTACCAAGGAAACGAAACCAGATCCTGCTGATTTCTATGGGAGAAGTAAATTGGAGGCAGATATTGCTATTCAGAAATTGAGCAGTGAACAATTTAATACAGTCTTAGTTAGAACGCCCATGGTATATGGTCCGAATTGCAAAGGGAACTTTCCTAGGCTCAAAAAATTAGCTAAGAGCTCCCCAATATTTCCAGACATAGGAAATCAACGAAGTATGATTTTTGTGGATAATTTATGTGAGTTTTTAAGATTAGTCATCGATAAAAAAGTTATAGGGATTTTTTATCCTCAGAATAAAGAGTATGTAAGTACATCCGACATAATTAGAGTAATGGCTAGTGCCATGAATAAAAAAATTAAGCTAGTAAAGATATTCAACCCATCGCTAAAAATAATGTCAAATAAAATAAATATAATTAACAAAATATTTGGAAGTAAGGTCTATGATCAGACATTGCCCCCTTCATTCGATTATTGTGTAGTTGATTTCGAGAATTCAATAAAAATAAGTATGTAACTAGGTGGAAAGAATTCATGAAGAAAAAAGTATTGTTACTTGGGAATCATGGTTTTGTGATCTATAACTTTCGAAAAGAGCTAATCCAAGAACTGCTGAAGGATGGGTATGAAGTATACATTTCTCTACCAATGGATGAAAAGGTTGCAACTATGGTTACCTGGGGATGTAAGTTCATAGAAACGAAAGTGGACAGAAGAGGGACAAATCCTATTTCTGACCTAAAACTTCTTCTACATTATGTTCACATTCTCAGAAAAGTTAAACCAGATGTTGTTCTTACGTATACGATAAAACCGAATCTGTATGGTGGATTAGCAACCAGACTGTTGGGAATACCCTGTATTAATAATATTACTGGACTGGGAAGTGGTTTTAGCCATAATTCGGTGCTCAAGAAATTTCTATCACTACTCTATAAGGTTAGCCTAAAAAAATCATATTGTGTATTTTTTCAGAATACACAGGATCGAAACACTTTACTAGAGAGCAAATCTATTACAAGTAATCACGAGCTGATTCCAGGCTCAGGTGTGAATTTAATGGATTTTGAATACAAGCAATTCCCTCCAGAAGTAACAGCGTTAACATTTATATTCATTGGAAGAATTATGAGGGATAAGGGAATAGATCAATATCTTGAAGCGGCAAAGATAATAACACAGAAATATCCTAATACCATATTTAATCTGATTGGATTTATCGAAAAGACACAGCCTTATTATAACGAAATGATTAATCAATATGCTGAAGAAGGATACATAAAGTATCTGGGATATCAATCTGATGTTAAACCCTTTCTTGAAGAATCGCACTGTATTATTCAAGCATCTCATGGTGGCGAGGGCTTATCAAATGTATTACTTGAGACAGCCGCGACAGGAAGGGTTCTAATTGCTTCTGACATTCCAGGTTGTAGAGAGACTATATCGGAAGGTAACAATGGCTACACATTTCAAGCCAAGAATACCAATAGCTTGGTTAATAAGATTGAAAAGTTTATCCATTTATCTTACCTAGATAAATTACAAATGGGGATAAATTCGCGAACTAAAGTCGAGAGAGAGTTTGATAGAAATATTGTAGTGCAAGCTTATATGAGTAAGGTTAAAGAAATCTGCAGTTAATACCATTGATATGGAGTGTAAATGATGTCTAAAATTGCGGTAGTTGGTACAGGATATGTGGGTTTAGTATCGGGAGCAATTCTTTCTGATTTTGGGCATACGATAACGTGTGTAGATATTGATCAGACTAAAATTGATAACTTAAAGAACGGAATAATTCCTATATTTGAGCCAGGGCTTGATGTCATAGTTCAGAAAAACTATGAGACTAAACGCCTTGATTTCACTACTAATATTAAAGAAGCAGTTGAGAATAATGATGTTATTTTTATAGCAGTTGGCACGCCCCCTGCTGACGATGGCAGCGCAGATTTGAAGTATGTAATTTCTGTAGCGCAAAGTATAGCAACCTATATGAATGGTTATAAAGTGGTTGTTGATAAATCAACAGTACCAATAGGAACGGGTCAAAAGGTGAAGGCTATGATCCAGGATACTCTAAATGAAAGAGGAGTGGAGTATAGGTTCGATGTTGTTTCGAATCCTGAGTTTCTAAGAGAGGGTTCGGCAGTACAAGACTTCACACATCCCGACCGAGTGGTTATTGGAGCTGAAAGTGAGCACGCGATTGAAGTCATGAAAGAGGTCTATAGAGTACTTTATATTAATGAAACTCCTTTTGTGGAAACCAACATTGAGACGGCTGAGATGATTAAATATGCTTCTAATGCATTTCTTGCAATGAAAATCACTTTTATCAATGAGGTCGCTAATGTATGCGAAATGGTAGGGGCAGACGTTCAGAAAGTAGCGAAAGCTATGGGACAAGATGGACGGATCTCACCTAAATTTTTGCACGCAGGACCGGGTTACGGCGGTAGCTGCTTCCCTAAAGATACTTTAGCTCTTGCACGGATTGCACAAGACTGTGGGGAACCGATTTCTCTGATTGAAACTACTGTTCAAGCAAATGAAAGACAAAAATTGAGAATGGTAAAAAAAATTGTGAATGCCATGGGTAACGTTGAAGGGAAGACAATTGCTATACTCGGTGTAACATTCAAACCTAATACAGATGACATGAGAGATGCGCCTTCACTAGTGATTTTACCTGAACTTGCTAAGCATGGTGCGAATCTAAAAGTCTATGATCCTGAAGGTGAAAAGGAAGGTAAATGGAGACTTAAAGATATAGAAGAGAATATTGTCTGGTGTGACGATACATATCAAGCTATTGAAAATACAGACGCAATAGTATTACTTACCGAGTGGAATGAATTTAGAAATCTAGATTTTGATCGACTTAGAGAAATAAATGGTGGGAATTATTTCTTTGATTTGAGAAATATTTATAACAAAGTCACGTTGATCGAAAAAGGCTTTCAATACTTTGGGGTAGGGGTTTGAATATGCTATTAAAACCTGTTGATAATACAAAAACATATCTTATTACTGGTGCTGCCGGCTTTATTGGTATGCATCTATCGCAGAAACTATTAGAGCTAGGCTGCAGGGTTATAGGACTCGATAATATTAATGACTATTACGATATAAACCTCAAGTATAGCCGTCTGGATATATTGAGTAAGTATGATAGCTTTGTATTTCATAAAGCTGATCTGGTTGATAAGGTTTATCTTGAGAAGCTCTTTACAGAGTATAATATTGATATTGTAGTAAATCTTGCAGCTCAGGCAGGAGTAAGATACAGTTTGGAAAACCCGGATACATATATCCAATCCAATATTGTTGGCTTTTTGAATATCCTTGAAATGTGTAGACATCATCAGATAAAACATCTTCTTTATGCATCATCAAGTTCAGTATATGGTGCGAATAAGAAGGTCCCATTTTCTACAGAGGACATGGTTGACCAACCAGTGAGCTTGTATGCAGCAACCAAGAAGTCGAGTGAATTGATGGCTCATACTTACAGTCACCTTTTTGCAATTCCAACCACCGGGTTGCGTTTTTTTACAGTATATGGACCCTATGGTAGACCTGATATGGCCTACTTTTCCTTTACCAAAGCAATTATGGAAGGCAAGCCTATCAAAGTATTTAATAATGGGAATATGTTTCGCGACTTCACTTATATAGATGATATAATTGACGGCATAATTCGGCTTATACCTAATTCTCCTGCACTGATTAAGGTGCCACCTTATAAGATCTATAATATAGGGAATAACAAGCCGGAAAAACTTATGGATTTTATCGAGGCCATTGAATCTGCAGTTGGTAAAGAGGCCATTAAGGAATATCACCCGATGCAGCCTGGGGATGTTTATCAAACCTATGCGGATGTCACTGATCTCATTAATGATGTTGGCTTTAAGCCAGATACTCCTATTCAAGAGGGAATTGGAAGGTTTGTGGACTGGTGGTCTTCCTATCAGAAGTAACGGAGGCTTTTATTATTATGATGTACATAAATATGATAATTA comes from Paenibacillus sp. 19GGS1-52 and encodes:
- a CDS encoding NAD-dependent epimerase/dehydratase family protein encodes the protein MSKRKILITGKGSYIGTSLIKWLEQWPEQYEIVELSVRGTEWKLHDFSIYDVVLHVAGIAHVSADPNLEQQYYEINRDLAIEVANKAKREKVKQFIFMSSMIIYGSDSKIGENMVITKETKPDPADFYGRSKLEADIAIQKLSSEQFNTVLVRTPMVYGPNCKGNFPRLKKLAKSSPIFPDIGNQRSMIFVDNLCEFLRLVIDKKVIGIFYPQNKEYVSTSDIIRVMASAMNKKIKLVKIFNPSLKIMSNKINIINKIFGSKVYDQTLPPSFDYCVVDFENSIKISM
- a CDS encoding glycosyltransferase family 4 protein, which encodes MKKKVLLLGNHGFVIYNFRKELIQELLKDGYEVYISLPMDEKVATMVTWGCKFIETKVDRRGTNPISDLKLLLHYVHILRKVKPDVVLTYTIKPNLYGGLATRLLGIPCINNITGLGSGFSHNSVLKKFLSLLYKVSLKKSYCVFFQNTQDRNTLLESKSITSNHELIPGSGVNLMDFEYKQFPPEVTALTFIFIGRIMRDKGIDQYLEAAKIITQKYPNTIFNLIGFIEKTQPYYNEMINQYAEEGYIKYLGYQSDVKPFLEESHCIIQASHGGEGLSNVLLETAATGRVLIASDIPGCRETISEGNNGYTFQAKNTNSLVNKIEKFIHLSYLDKLQMGINSRTKVEREFDRNIVVQAYMSKVKEICS
- a CDS encoding UDP-glucose/GDP-mannose dehydrogenase family protein — translated: MMSKIAVVGTGYVGLVSGAILSDFGHTITCVDIDQTKIDNLKNGIIPIFEPGLDVIVQKNYETKRLDFTTNIKEAVENNDVIFIAVGTPPADDGSADLKYVISVAQSIATYMNGYKVVVDKSTVPIGTGQKVKAMIQDTLNERGVEYRFDVVSNPEFLREGSAVQDFTHPDRVVIGAESEHAIEVMKEVYRVLYINETPFVETNIETAEMIKYASNAFLAMKITFINEVANVCEMVGADVQKVAKAMGQDGRISPKFLHAGPGYGGSCFPKDTLALARIAQDCGEPISLIETTVQANERQKLRMVKKIVNAMGNVEGKTIAILGVTFKPNTDDMRDAPSLVILPELAKHGANLKVYDPEGEKEGKWRLKDIEENIVWCDDTYQAIENTDAIVLLTEWNEFRNLDFDRLREINGGNYFFDLRNIYNKVTLIEKGFQYFGVGV
- a CDS encoding copper amine oxidase N-terminal domain-containing protein yields the protein MSKMKFPAAALLLVMLIGIAPLTASAPLSASAAAVSASTAATIKSIKVQNMNVKMVFDGVSLLPPEGQYVFIHNNTTYVPLRFMSYALQKSVSWDAKNVKVTVAEPSSAEMVVIKEYLMNASNGTTVATKSIALNNVMASYEFNGTAKSVPTGQGSYILNGSLYVPLRFLSESVGNNITWDQKSKTITAASKAYIEQTDGNSTNPGQGNSGSGNQAVTATPAPTNSSGSAGSGAGTGTITYESITSATEGKLNALRAQSQSTLIGIALEYVAAKDDASKQSIMAKGKSQLASFTASFNSIVADAEQKLKANGYSTDIINQYRSTFEAELQAGLALAEGMGN
- a CDS encoding sugar transferase is translated as MRPYIIGKQIIDFILALIGILLLWPFFLIIAVAIRLNSKGPILFRQRRLGKNKTEFYILKFRTMRTDTPNEMPTHMLEDPDFFITKVGKFLRRTSLDELPQIINILKGEMSIVGPRPALWNQFDLIAERDKYGANDIKPGLTGWAQINGRDELPIEQKAKLDGEYVGDFSLFFDLKVFLLTVLSVLKSDGIREGVTDQEVTSNTEGATL
- a CDS encoding NAD-dependent epimerase; its protein translation is MLLKPVDNTKTYLITGAAGFIGMHLSQKLLELGCRVIGLDNINDYYDINLKYSRLDILSKYDSFVFHKADLVDKVYLEKLFTEYNIDIVVNLAAQAGVRYSLENPDTYIQSNIVGFLNILEMCRHHQIKHLLYASSSSVYGANKKVPFSTEDMVDQPVSLYAATKKSSELMAHTYSHLFAIPTTGLRFFTVYGPYGRPDMAYFSFTKAIMEGKPIKVFNNGNMFRDFTYIDDIIDGIIRLIPNSPALIKVPPYKIYNIGNNKPEKLMDFIEAIESAVGKEAIKEYHPMQPGDVYQTYADVTDLINDVGFKPDTPIQEGIGRFVDWWSSYQK